Proteins encoded within one genomic window of Brachybacterium sp. P6-10-X1:
- the coaE gene encoding dephospho-CoA kinase (Dephospho-CoA kinase (CoaE) performs the final step in coenzyme A biosynthesis.) → MTPATSASLPRLGLTGGIGSGKSTVAAIWRAAGHRVIDLDAHSRAVLDIPGDGVEETVARFGERLRTPAGTIDRAALASIVFADPAARAALEEIVLGRVDRAVAAEELRAADAGEPFVIHDSPLLLEKHQDAGYRSVIAVLARREDRIDRVMTDRGKDRAYVVSIMAAQVTDLERIRRADRLVLNTAGRDVLAERAEHALAVVTAGLDDLADSAER, encoded by the coding sequence ATGACACCGGCCACCTCCGCCTCCCTGCCGCGTCTCGGCCTGACCGGCGGCATCGGCTCCGGGAAGTCCACGGTCGCGGCGATCTGGCGGGCGGCCGGTCACCGGGTGATCGACCTCGATGCGCACTCCCGTGCCGTGCTCGACATCCCCGGCGACGGGGTCGAGGAGACCGTGGCCCGGTTCGGCGAGCGGCTGCGCACCCCGGCAGGCACCATCGACCGCGCGGCCCTGGCGTCGATCGTCTTCGCCGACCCTGCCGCGCGCGCCGCCCTGGAGGAGATCGTGCTGGGCCGCGTGGATCGCGCGGTCGCCGCCGAGGAGCTCCGGGCGGCCGACGCGGGCGAGCCCTTCGTGATCCACGACAGCCCGCTGCTGCTGGAGAAGCACCAGGACGCCGGCTACCGATCTGTCATCGCCGTGCTCGCCCGGCGCGAGGACCGCATCGACCGGGTGATGACGGACCGCGGCAAGGACCGCGCCTATGTCGTCTCGATCATGGCTGCCCAGGTCACCGACCTCGAGCGGATCCGGCGCGCGGACCGCCTGGTGCTGAACACCGCCGGGCGCGACGTCCTGGCCGAGCGCGCCGAGCACGCCCTGGCCGTCGTCACGGCCGGGCTAGACGATCTCGCGGATTCCGCCGAGCGCTGA
- the uvrB gene encoding excinuclease ABC subunit UvrB, whose translation MRPVTDLVRAEHPFEVVSEYNPSGDQPTAIADLTRRINDGEQDVVLLGATGTGKSATTAWLIEQVQRPTLVMAHNKTLAAQLASEFRELLPHNAVEYFVSYYDYYQPEAYVPQSDTYIEKDSSVNAEVERLRHSATNSLLTRRDVVVVSSVSCIYGLGTPQEYVDRMVQLARGQQLDRDELLTRFVDMQYDRNDVAFERGTFRVRGDTVEIIPMYEELAIRVEFFGDEIDALYTLHPMTGEVIREEDHIHIFPASHYVAGPERLTRAIGTIEVELGERLEELESQNKLLEAQRLRMRTTHDLEMLRQMGSTNGVENYSRHLDGRDPGTAPNTLMDYFPEDFLLVIDESHVTVPQIGAMFEGDRSRKRTLVDFGFRLPSALDNRPLTFGEFTERTGQTVYLSATPADYELGRADGYVEQIIRPTGLVDPEVIVKPVKGQIDDLREEIDKRVQREERVLVTTLTKRMAEDLTDFLLENGVRVQYLHSDVDTLRRIELLRSLRQGEFDVLVGINLLREGLDLPEVSLVAILDADKEGFLRSRTSLIQTIGRAARNVSGQVHMYADTVTDSMQSAIDETNRRREKQIAFNTENSIDPTPLRKRIADVTDMLAREDIDTDTLMATDYRSGKERVSRDRARANAVDAVSGRTVDLGDDPVGSLTGMIDEMTGQMHQAAETLQFEQAARLRDEVQELKKELRAIQRS comes from the coding sequence ATGCGTCCCGTCACCGATCTGGTCCGCGCCGAGCATCCCTTCGAAGTCGTCTCCGAGTACAATCCCTCGGGCGACCAGCCGACCGCCATCGCCGATCTCACCCGCCGCATCAACGACGGGGAGCAGGACGTCGTGCTGCTGGGGGCCACCGGCACCGGCAAGTCCGCCACCACGGCGTGGCTGATCGAGCAGGTCCAGCGCCCCACTCTGGTGATGGCCCACAACAAGACCCTCGCCGCGCAGCTGGCCAGCGAGTTCCGGGAGCTGCTGCCGCACAACGCGGTGGAGTACTTCGTCTCCTACTACGACTACTACCAGCCGGAGGCGTACGTCCCGCAGTCGGACACGTACATCGAGAAGGACTCCTCGGTCAACGCCGAGGTGGAGCGACTGCGGCACAGCGCGACCAACTCCCTGCTGACCCGTCGTGACGTGGTGGTGGTCTCCTCGGTCTCGTGCATCTACGGCCTGGGCACCCCGCAGGAGTACGTCGACCGGATGGTGCAGCTGGCCCGGGGACAGCAGCTGGATCGCGACGAGCTGCTGACCCGCTTCGTGGACATGCAGTACGACCGAAACGACGTCGCCTTCGAGCGCGGCACCTTCCGAGTGCGCGGCGACACCGTCGAGATCATCCCGATGTACGAGGAGCTCGCCATCCGTGTCGAATTCTTCGGCGACGAGATCGATGCGCTGTACACGCTGCACCCGATGACGGGGGAGGTGATCCGCGAGGAGGACCACATCCACATCTTCCCCGCCTCCCACTACGTCGCCGGCCCCGAGCGGCTGACCCGCGCGATCGGCACTATCGAGGTCGAGCTCGGCGAGCGGTTGGAGGAGCTCGAGAGCCAGAACAAGCTGCTGGAGGCGCAGCGGCTGCGCATGCGCACCACCCATGATCTGGAGATGCTGCGGCAGATGGGCTCGACCAACGGCGTCGAGAACTACTCCCGCCACCTCGACGGGCGCGATCCCGGCACCGCCCCGAACACCCTCATGGACTACTTCCCCGAGGATTTCCTGCTGGTCATCGACGAATCCCATGTGACGGTCCCGCAGATCGGTGCCATGTTCGAGGGAGACCGCTCCCGCAAGCGCACCCTGGTCGACTTCGGCTTCCGCCTGCCCAGCGCGCTGGACAACCGCCCGCTGACCTTCGGCGAGTTCACCGAGCGCACGGGGCAGACCGTCTACCTCTCCGCCACCCCGGCCGACTACGAGCTGGGCAGGGCCGACGGGTACGTCGAGCAGATCATCCGCCCCACGGGGCTCGTGGATCCCGAAGTGATCGTCAAGCCCGTCAAGGGCCAGATCGACGATCTGCGCGAGGAGATCGACAAGCGGGTCCAGCGCGAGGAGCGCGTGCTGGTGACCACGCTGACCAAGCGGATGGCGGAGGATCTGACGGACTTCCTTCTGGAGAACGGGGTGCGCGTGCAGTACCTGCACTCCGACGTCGACACCCTGCGCCGCATCGAGCTGCTGCGTTCGCTGCGCCAGGGCGAGTTCGACGTGCTGGTCGGCATCAACCTGCTGCGCGAGGGCCTGGACCTGCCCGAGGTCTCGCTGGTGGCGATCCTCGATGCCGACAAGGAGGGGTTCCTGCGCTCGCGCACCTCGCTGATCCAGACCATCGGCCGTGCGGCCCGCAACGTCTCCGGGCAGGTCCACATGTACGCGGACACCGTCACCGACTCGATGCAGTCCGCGATCGACGAGACCAACCGGCGCCGCGAGAAGCAGATCGCGTTCAACACCGAGAACAGCATCGACCCCACTCCGCTGCGCAAGCGGATCGCCGACGTCACCGACATGCTCGCCCGCGAGGACATCGACACCGACACGCTGATGGCGACCGACTACCGCTCCGGCAAGGAACGGGTCTCCCGGGATCGAGCACGCGCCAACGCCGTGGACGCGGTCAGCGGCCGCACGGTCGACCTCGGCGACGATCCGGTCGGTTCCCTGACCGGCATGATCGACGAGATGACCGGTCAGATGCACCAGGCCGCCGAGACCCTCCAGTTCGAGCAGGCGGCCCGGCTGCGCGACGAGGTCCAGGAGCTGAAGAAGGAGCTGCGCGCGATCCAGCGGTCCTGA
- a CDS encoding pyrimidine dimer DNA glycosylase/endonuclease V has product MRLWSLHPRHLDRQGLTGCWRESLLAQAVLAGRTRGYRSHPQLERFRAQGDPLATVGAYLDVLAEEATARGYRFDRTRIDAAPADGAEPARIPVTGGQLALEWGHLLTKLEHRSPDRWQREHLVAGPEPHPLFTVVPGDIEPWEREPG; this is encoded by the coding sequence ATGCGCCTCTGGTCACTGCACCCCCGCCATCTCGACCGCCAGGGCCTCACGGGCTGCTGGCGCGAATCGCTGCTGGCCCAGGCGGTGCTCGCCGGCCGCACGCGCGGCTACCGGTCGCACCCTCAGCTCGAGCGGTTCCGGGCGCAGGGCGATCCGCTCGCCACCGTCGGCGCCTATCTCGACGTCCTGGCCGAGGAGGCCACGGCGCGGGGATACCGCTTCGATCGGACGAGGATCGACGCGGCGCCGGCCGACGGTGCGGAACCGGCGCGGATCCCGGTCACCGGCGGACAGCTCGCGCTCGAGTGGGGACATCTGCTGACGAAGCTCGAGCACCGCAGTCCCGACCGCTGGCAGCGGGAACACCTCGTCGCCGGTCCCGAGCCCCATCCGCTGTTCACGGTCGTGCCCGGCGACATCGAACCGTGGGAGCGCGAGCCAGGGTGA
- a CDS encoding GNAT family N-acetyltransferase — MTITVGPLRVEDAEAMVAAEDEETIRRLTGGRSTVEGTREYVHRLAENARAGSTKRAFTIRVDDECVGSIDHDADPQDGIGPGDVNIAFALAPWLRGRGITARAVDLVCAELSRQGAGERAVIRCQADNIGSVRVAEKAGFAYARDALSTSEDDEHGDPVRFRVYVREL; from the coding sequence ATGACGATCACCGTAGGACCGCTGCGCGTCGAAGACGCCGAGGCGATGGTCGCCGCCGAGGACGAGGAGACGATCCGTCGGCTCACCGGAGGGCGCAGCACGGTCGAGGGAACGCGCGAGTACGTGCATCGCCTGGCGGAGAACGCTCGCGCCGGGAGCACCAAGCGCGCTTTCACGATCCGGGTCGACGACGAGTGCGTGGGGTCGATCGACCATGACGCCGACCCGCAGGACGGCATCGGGCCCGGTGACGTGAACATCGCCTTCGCCCTCGCCCCGTGGCTGCGGGGGCGCGGGATCACCGCGCGCGCCGTCGATCTGGTCTGTGCCGAGCTGAGCAGGCAGGGCGCGGGGGAGCGCGCCGTGATCCGCTGTCAGGCGGACAACATCGGTTCGGTGCGGGTCGCCGAGAAAGCCGGCTTCGCCTACGCTCGGGACGCGCTCAGCACCAGCGAGGACGACGAGCACGGCGACCCCGTGCGCTTTCGCGTGTACGTCCGGGAGCTCTGA
- a CDS encoding phosphatase PAP2 family protein, whose product MRHRHSPPPSCPLLLLGAVLVLTGTAVLALLLVRGMAYRGAVGVAAELPSAVRTGIAGISEYGILGLMALFGIAILRARRRGPTALARGLAAGAGVVLAYLASETIKVLVAELRPCRNFAVETISPCPDAADWSWPSNHATISAAIAMAVLVMSVRLALGALPLAALTALSRVLVGVHYPHDVLAGAMLGALVVLLMARWGAPPVQRGLQRFRRAPQLEHGPAERDPARGEHRDGLERAQSSRTYTRKRTGSPCSSSSLVLSASRA is encoded by the coding sequence ATGCGACATCGGCATTCCCCTCCCCCGTCCTGCCCTCTCCTGCTGCTCGGGGCGGTGCTCGTCCTCACCGGGACGGCGGTCCTGGCCCTGCTGCTCGTGCGAGGGATGGCGTACCGCGGTGCCGTCGGCGTGGCTGCCGAGCTGCCCTCCGCTGTCCGCACCGGGATCGCCGGCATCTCCGAATACGGGATCCTCGGCCTGATGGCGCTGTTCGGGATCGCGATCCTGCGTGCGCGCCGCCGAGGACCGACGGCGCTCGCTCGGGGGCTCGCCGCCGGGGCGGGAGTGGTGCTCGCGTATCTGGCCAGCGAGACGATCAAGGTGCTCGTGGCCGAGCTGCGCCCGTGCCGGAACTTCGCGGTCGAGACGATCAGCCCCTGCCCGGACGCCGCGGACTGGTCCTGGCCCAGCAACCACGCGACCATCTCGGCCGCGATCGCGATGGCGGTGCTGGTGATGTCTGTCCGCCTGGCGCTCGGTGCGCTCCCGCTCGCCGCGCTCACGGCCCTCAGCCGGGTGCTCGTCGGGGTGCATTACCCGCACGACGTCCTCGCCGGCGCCATGCTGGGAGCGCTCGTCGTCCTCCTCATGGCCAGGTGGGGCGCTCCCCCGGTCCAGCGCGGGCTCCAGAGGTTCCGCCGCGCCCCCCAGCTCGAGCACGGACCGGCCGAGCGCGACCCCGCCCGCGGGGAGCACCGGGATGGCCTCGAGCGAGCTCAGAGCTCCCGGACGTACACGCGAAAGCGCACGGGGTCGCCGTGCTCGTCGTCCTCGCTGGTGCTGAGCGCGTCCCGAGCGTAG
- a CDS encoding HNH endonuclease signature motif containing protein: protein MPLTPLTPKSDQSDTSRPRRLARPEAEELGQRIQQQAALIAEATCELLLMVADFDARDGTRCFVGLKSTAHWLAWACSMTPGTSREHVRVARALPELPLTVAEFRAGRLSYSKVREITRVVGRVDEAMLVEMARAMTASQLARAISSFRAVDGSRLGQDAVREARWQTREDGMVEIRAVLPAEMGAEVVTALDLALDRDGHDPSGAESDADALTSSGAAQPSPDDLTAKAAEISATPTLEQRKADALHDLARTFLHAEPNDRSGEDRHLVIVEVSAETLIDHVPAGTSEPSPPSAAVDPSEVGSDLAPAPVPATVDPEQIPAGTPPRCGVAGQGPLEPRTAEQLACTGKVALMITDAGGEVLHLGRSRRLASRAQRRALRLRDGVCSFPGCHQSRHLDAHHTTPWSEGGATDIEGLALLCRRHHVMVHEGGLRLVPDTARATQLAPRFQVLDRAGHPVQARWPALHESVRVRPDSPTFPTAAQDADPERIAATTGGAGFGLADCVEVLCRNLLEPAA, encoded by the coding sequence ATGCCCCTCACCCCGCTGACCCCGAAATCCGATCAGTCCGACACCTCCCGCCCTCGCCGTCTCGCCCGGCCGGAGGCCGAGGAACTGGGGCAGCGGATCCAGCAGCAGGCGGCGCTGATCGCCGAAGCCACCTGCGAGCTGCTGCTGATGGTCGCCGACTTCGACGCGCGCGATGGGACGAGGTGCTTCGTGGGCCTGAAGTCGACCGCCCACTGGCTCGCCTGGGCATGCTCGATGACCCCCGGCACCTCCCGCGAGCACGTGCGGGTAGCCCGGGCCCTGCCGGAGCTGCCGCTGACCGTCGCAGAGTTCCGGGCCGGTCGGCTGTCCTACTCCAAGGTCCGGGAGATCACCCGCGTCGTCGGGCGCGTCGACGAGGCCATGCTGGTGGAGATGGCCCGGGCGATGACCGCCTCCCAGCTCGCCCGGGCCATCTCCTCCTTCCGCGCCGTCGACGGCAGCCGCCTCGGACAGGACGCGGTGCGCGAGGCCCGCTGGCAGACCCGCGAGGACGGCATGGTCGAGATCCGTGCTGTGCTGCCGGCCGAGATGGGTGCCGAGGTGGTCACCGCTCTGGACCTGGCCCTGGACCGCGACGGCCACGATCCGTCGGGGGCCGAATCCGACGCCGACGCTCTGACGAGCAGCGGTGCCGCGCAGCCGAGCCCCGATGACCTCACGGCGAAGGCGGCGGAGATCAGTGCCACCCCGACCCTGGAGCAGCGCAAGGCGGACGCCCTGCACGACCTCGCCCGCACCTTCCTCCACGCTGAACCGAACGACCGTTCCGGGGAGGACCGCCATCTGGTCATCGTCGAGGTGAGCGCCGAAACGCTCATAGACCACGTTCCCGCGGGAACGTCGGAACCCTCCCCCCCGTCGGCCGCCGTCGACCCGAGCGAGGTCGGGTCCGACCTCGCGCCAGCCCCTGTGCCCGCGACCGTGGACCCGGAACAGATTCCCGCGGGGACGCCCCCGCGCTGCGGCGTCGCCGGGCAAGGCCCCCTGGAGCCCCGCACTGCAGAACAGCTGGCCTGCACCGGGAAGGTCGCGCTGATGATCACCGATGCCGGGGGCGAGGTGCTCCACCTGGGCCGGTCCCGTCGTCTCGCCTCCCGTGCCCAGCGGCGCGCCCTCCGCCTGCGCGACGGCGTCTGCAGCTTCCCCGGCTGCCATCAGAGCCGCCACCTCGACGCCCACCACACCACGCCCTGGTCCGAGGGCGGAGCAACCGACATCGAGGGCCTGGCCCTGCTGTGCCGTCGCCACCATGTGATGGTCCACGAGGGCGGACTCCGCCTCGTCCCCGACACTGCTCGCGCGACCCAGCTCGCGCCGCGCTTCCAGGTGTTGGACCGGGCGGGCCACCCCGTCCAGGCCCGCTGGCCCGCCCTGCACGAGTCCGTGCGCGTGCGGCCCGACTCCCCCACCTTCCCCACCGCGGCGCAGGACGCCGACCCCGAGCGCATCGCCGCGACCACGGGTGGGGCCGGATTCGGCCTCGCGGACTGCGTCGAGGTCCTCTGTCGCAACCTGCTGGAACCGGCCGCGTGA
- a CDS encoding bifunctional 3'-5' exonuclease/DNA polymerase translates to MSEQAPVWSVVGRGARGAVTVVDLDAGGGELETVHLTAEQWPEHARHHEGVHRPRWVWSDTASWYPQLLAAGVTVSRCHDLRLIHVILRHSQLVDDPRPVRAATAWDAPIDQGLEAAPDQGATLFDLDASASSGGVPHDLQESLAEFSRHRTATDGAVDPGRLRLLVAAESAGALVAAELHAAGVPWDVAEHDRILAEALGPRPGTGQAPARMVEAAAEVRSALGDPTLSIDSPPKLLRALHRAEIDVESTSQWELLEHDHPAIEPLLRYKKMSRLLTANGWTWLDEWVDDGRYRPVYVPGGVVTGRWAASGGGALQIPRQLRPALRADDGWRLVSADVSQLEPRVLAAMSGDSAMAAAGADRDLYAGIVDAGVVETRQEAKVGVLGALYGGTTGDSGRVVPRLRRNFPAAMHLVDEAAATGERGGTVSTWLGRSSPAPEAEWTRAQTTANLPDAASGEQERARRAARDRGRFTRNFVVQGTAAEWALSWLAALRLSLAGFDPVPEAEQATPSGPVFSRRAHLVFFLHDEVIVHAPAAQADAAASAILASAEAAGRLLFPGSVVDFPLDLTITERSPTK, encoded by the coding sequence GTGAGCGAGCAGGCCCCGGTCTGGTCCGTCGTGGGCCGCGGGGCCCGCGGCGCGGTGACGGTGGTCGACCTCGATGCCGGCGGCGGCGAGCTGGAGACGGTGCACCTGACCGCCGAGCAGTGGCCGGAGCACGCCCGGCACCACGAGGGCGTGCATCGACCGCGCTGGGTCTGGAGCGACACGGCCTCCTGGTATCCGCAGCTCCTGGCGGCGGGGGTGACCGTCTCCCGCTGCCACGACCTGCGTCTGATCCACGTGATCCTTCGCCACTCACAGCTCGTGGACGATCCCCGGCCGGTGCGCGCGGCGACGGCGTGGGACGCCCCCATCGACCAGGGTCTCGAGGCGGCCCCGGACCAGGGCGCGACGCTGTTCGACCTGGACGCCTCGGCGAGCAGCGGTGGAGTCCCGCACGACCTCCAGGAGTCGCTCGCCGAGTTCTCCCGGCACCGCACGGCGACCGACGGCGCCGTCGATCCGGGCCGGCTGCGGCTGCTGGTGGCGGCGGAGTCGGCGGGGGCGCTGGTGGCCGCCGAGCTCCACGCCGCGGGGGTCCCGTGGGACGTCGCCGAGCACGACCGCATCCTCGCCGAGGCGCTCGGCCCCCGTCCGGGCACGGGCCAGGCCCCGGCGCGGATGGTCGAGGCAGCCGCGGAGGTGCGCAGCGCGCTCGGTGACCCGACGCTGAGCATCGACTCCCCGCCGAAGCTGCTGCGCGCTCTGCACCGGGCGGAGATCGACGTCGAGTCCACCTCGCAGTGGGAGCTGCTGGAGCACGACCACCCGGCGATCGAGCCGCTGCTGCGCTACAAGAAGATGTCCCGCCTGCTGACCGCCAATGGCTGGACCTGGCTGGACGAGTGGGTCGACGACGGCCGATACCGACCTGTCTACGTCCCCGGCGGCGTGGTCACGGGCCGCTGGGCGGCCAGCGGCGGCGGGGCGCTGCAGATCCCGCGCCAGCTGCGCCCCGCGCTGCGGGCCGACGACGGCTGGCGTCTGGTCAGCGCCGACGTGTCGCAGCTGGAGCCGCGCGTGCTGGCCGCGATGTCCGGCGACAGCGCGATGGCGGCCGCGGGGGCGGATCGGGATCTCTATGCGGGGATCGTCGACGCCGGCGTGGTCGAGACCCGCCAGGAGGCGAAGGTGGGAGTGCTCGGCGCGCTGTACGGCGGAACCACCGGCGACAGCGGGCGGGTGGTGCCGCGGCTGCGGCGGAACTTCCCCGCAGCGATGCACCTGGTCGACGAGGCCGCCGCCACCGGGGAGCGGGGCGGAACCGTCTCGACCTGGCTGGGCCGCTCCTCCCCTGCGCCGGAGGCCGAGTGGACCCGAGCGCAGACCACCGCGAACCTTCCCGATGCCGCCTCGGGCGAGCAGGAGCGCGCCCGGCGTGCGGCCCGCGACCGTGGCCGGTTCACCCGCAACTTCGTGGTCCAGGGCACGGCCGCGGAATGGGCGCTGTCCTGGCTCGCGGCGCTGCGGCTGTCCCTGGCCGGTTTCGATCCGGTCCCGGAGGCGGAGCAGGCGACGCCGTCGGGCCCGGTGTTCTCCCGGCGGGCCCACCTCGTCTTCTTCCTGCACGACGAGGTGATCGTGCATGCCCCGGCCGCGCAGGCCGACGCCGCCGCCTCGGCGATCCTGGCCTCCGCCGAAGCCGCCGGGCGCCTGCTGTTCCCCGGCAGCGTCGTCGACTTCCCGCTGGACCTGACGATCACGGAGCGCTCGCCGACGAAGTGA
- a CDS encoding MBL fold metallo-hydrolase: protein MVANEYTGHVEPHGDSALRTLPGLQIRKASVGSMNNNTYLLTCRSTGAQLLIDAAAEPERLRRLVAEGSEQEQLDLILTTHSHHDHIGALAELAAATGARTAAGGPDAERIMTGIDHPLSHGDVLEVGEQQLEIIALRGHTPGSVAVLWHGTDEEGAETHHLFTGDSLFPGGVGNTDSDPERFTQLIEDVERRVFDRLPDSTWVYPGHGDDTTLGAERPSLPEWRDRGW from the coding sequence ATGGTCGCCAACGAGTACACCGGACACGTCGAACCCCATGGTGACAGCGCTCTGCGCACCCTTCCCGGGCTGCAGATCCGCAAGGCCTCGGTGGGGTCGATGAACAACAACACCTACCTACTGACCTGCCGGTCGACCGGCGCGCAGCTGCTGATCGACGCGGCCGCCGAGCCGGAGAGGCTGCGCCGCCTGGTCGCCGAGGGGTCCGAGCAGGAACAGCTGGACCTGATCCTCACCACCCACAGCCATCACGATCACATCGGGGCGCTCGCCGAGCTGGCCGCCGCCACCGGCGCGCGCACGGCGGCCGGCGGCCCGGACGCCGAGCGGATCATGACCGGCATCGATCACCCGCTGTCCCACGGGGACGTGCTCGAGGTCGGCGAGCAGCAGCTCGAGATCATCGCGCTGCGCGGCCACACGCCGGGCTCGGTCGCCGTGCTGTGGCACGGCACCGACGAGGAGGGCGCCGAGACGCACCACCTCTTCACGGGCGATTCGCTGTTCCCCGGCGGCGTGGGCAACACCGACTCCGATCCCGAGCGATTCACCCAGCTGATCGAGGACGTCGAGCGCCGGGTGTTCGACCGTCTTCCCGACTCCACCTGGGTCTACCCCGGGCACGGGGACGACACCACCCTCGGCGCGGAGCGCCCGTCGCTGCCCGAGTGGCGCGACCGCGGCTGGTGA